The following are encoded together in the Tepidiforma bonchosmolovskayae genome:
- a CDS encoding GNAT family N-acetyltransferase — translation MTLETPPAGYDALVVARGRNVVLRRRRREDAIDEYAWRRDPETARLNGQPPVSPSFARFLDTFEQEWRLAGHGRDQLAIDTIAGEHIGTVMYYNAESGDSAELGITIGDARRRGQGLGREAVVLFLRHLFASHPFREVYLHTLADNLPARRAFTAAGFSPTVAVQRGDDRYIRMEVRREWWLLWDMEGRFAFADPPAPENPPFTPLSPRE, via the coding sequence GTGACGCTCGAGACGCCGCCGGCCGGCTACGATGCCCTCGTGGTCGCCCGCGGCCGCAACGTCGTGCTCCGGCGCCGCCGCCGCGAGGACGCTATCGATGAATACGCCTGGCGCCGCGACCCCGAGACCGCCCGCCTGAACGGCCAGCCGCCCGTTTCCCCCTCGTTTGCCCGCTTCCTCGACACCTTCGAACAGGAATGGCGGCTCGCCGGCCATGGCCGCGACCAGCTCGCCATCGACACCATCGCCGGCGAACACATCGGCACCGTCATGTACTACAACGCCGAGTCCGGCGACTCCGCCGAGCTGGGCATCACCATCGGCGACGCCCGCCGCCGCGGCCAGGGCCTTGGACGCGAGGCCGTCGTCCTCTTCCTCCGTCACCTCTTCGCCAGCCACCCCTTCCGCGAGGTTTATCTCCACACCCTCGCTGACAACCTCCCCGCACGGCGCGCATTCACCGCCGCCGGCTTCAGCCCCACGGTCGCCGTCCAGCGCGGCGACGACCGCTACATCCGCATGGAGGTCCGCCGCGAGTGGTGGCTGCTCTGGGACATGGAGGGGCGCTTCGCCTTCGCCGACCCGCCTGCGCCCGAAAACCCGCCGTTCACCCCGCTGTCACCGCGGGAGTAG
- a CDS encoding helix-turn-helix domain-containing protein, giving the protein MEQPFPPTSGSLAMQPEYAEEPRQQAPRPAPSHLRALPSLPEAPDHISELGLPERFIEDLTLKTLYRITVPTPIGIANAMRVSPGVAREALDELRRQRLVETTSASGRLETEWQYRLTELGMREAENAFGRSKYVGPVPVPIQDYFRVLERDTEVGAPDPVRLARALQQLVLGRDVVAKVCLALTSGRPAMLWGAPGNGKTTILELTSEAIQGVTLMPMAVYVSGHIIRLYDDLVHQPVEGDDTADATSQFDRRWLRIRRPFVFVGGELRPEDLDLAYDPALGYHQAPPHVKAHGGLLAIDDFGRQQVSPQALLNRWIAALERGEDTMSLVTGERITFPFRSTICFSTNLEPKAMLEEAHLRRIPYKIRIPEPTAEQMAEIFRRFADAMGVEATPQAIDIAVELVRRASNGNLRSCHPRDILQLIIEESRFVKRPPVLEPGAARRACEVYFAVDPGPITPRQ; this is encoded by the coding sequence ATGGAGCAGCCATTCCCCCCGACCTCCGGCAGCCTCGCCATGCAGCCGGAGTACGCCGAGGAACCGCGCCAGCAAGCACCGCGCCCGGCACCCAGCCACCTGCGCGCCCTCCCCTCTCTCCCGGAGGCCCCCGACCACATCTCCGAACTCGGCCTCCCCGAGCGGTTCATCGAGGACCTCACCCTCAAGACCCTCTACCGCATTACCGTCCCCACGCCCATCGGCATCGCCAATGCCATGCGCGTCTCGCCCGGTGTCGCCCGCGAAGCCCTCGATGAGCTCCGGCGCCAGCGCCTCGTCGAAACGACCTCCGCCTCGGGCCGCCTCGAAACGGAGTGGCAGTACCGCCTCACCGAACTCGGCATGCGCGAGGCCGAAAATGCGTTCGGCCGCAGCAAATACGTCGGACCCGTCCCCGTCCCGATCCAGGATTACTTCCGCGTTCTCGAACGCGACACCGAGGTCGGCGCGCCCGACCCGGTCCGACTCGCCCGCGCCCTCCAGCAGCTTGTCCTCGGCCGCGACGTCGTCGCCAAGGTCTGTCTCGCGCTCACCAGCGGCCGCCCGGCCATGCTCTGGGGCGCGCCCGGCAACGGCAAGACCACCATCCTCGAACTCACCAGCGAGGCCATCCAGGGCGTCACCCTCATGCCCATGGCCGTTTACGTCAGCGGCCACATCATCCGCCTCTACGATGACCTCGTGCACCAGCCGGTCGAAGGCGACGACACCGCCGATGCCACGTCCCAGTTCGACCGCCGCTGGCTCCGTATCCGCCGCCCGTTTGTCTTCGTCGGCGGCGAACTCCGCCCCGAGGACCTCGACCTCGCCTACGACCCGGCCCTCGGCTACCACCAGGCGCCGCCCCACGTGAAGGCCCACGGCGGCCTCCTCGCCATCGATGACTTCGGCCGCCAGCAGGTCTCGCCCCAGGCTCTCCTCAACCGCTGGATCGCCGCGCTCGAACGCGGCGAGGACACGATGTCGCTTGTCACCGGCGAGCGCATCACCTTCCCGTTCCGCTCGACCATCTGCTTCAGCACCAACCTCGAACCGAAGGCGATGCTCGAGGAAGCCCATCTCCGCCGGATCCCCTACAAAATCCGTATTCCCGAGCCCACCGCTGAGCAGATGGCCGAAATCTTCCGCCGCTTCGCCGACGCCATGGGCGTCGAAGCCACCCCCCAGGCGATCGATATCGCCGTCGAGCTGGTGCGCCGCGCCTCCAACGGCAACCTCCGCAGCTGCCACCCGCGGGACATCCTCCAGCTCATCATCGAAGAGTCCCGCTTCGTCAAGCGCCCGCCCGTGCTCGAGCCCGGCGCCGCCCGCCGCGCCTGCGAAGTCTACTTCGCCGTCGATCCCGGACCGATCACGCCGCGCCAGTAA
- a CDS encoding cobalamin-binding protein codes for MGPKRIVCLTAETTEIAFAVGAGDRVVGVSGYAVRPPEARTKPKVAAFQTAHVERILAVEPDLVLGFSDLQADIARELIRAGVAVLITNQRTLRETAEAIALVGAACGQPEAGRELADRFEAELAAIAGRPGRPAHRPRVYFEEWDNPLISGIAWVSELIELCGGEDIFPELRGCRSARDRVVEPEEVVRRDPEVIVASWCGKKARLERMAARPGWEGVSAVQAGRLYEIKSPDILAPGPSLLHGARQLAEILDSVTGAA; via the coding sequence ATGGGACCGAAGCGCATCGTCTGCCTGACGGCGGAAACGACCGAGATTGCGTTCGCGGTGGGCGCGGGCGACCGTGTCGTAGGCGTGAGCGGGTACGCGGTGCGGCCGCCGGAGGCGCGGACGAAGCCGAAGGTGGCGGCGTTCCAGACGGCGCATGTCGAGCGGATCCTGGCGGTGGAGCCGGACCTGGTCCTCGGGTTCAGCGACCTGCAGGCCGACATCGCGCGGGAGCTGATCCGCGCGGGGGTCGCAGTGCTCATCACCAATCAGCGGACGCTGCGCGAGACGGCGGAGGCGATTGCGCTGGTTGGGGCGGCCTGCGGCCAGCCGGAGGCGGGGCGGGAGCTTGCCGATCGGTTCGAGGCTGAGCTTGCGGCAATCGCCGGGAGACCTGGCCGGCCGGCGCACCGGCCGCGGGTGTACTTCGAGGAGTGGGACAACCCGCTGATTTCGGGGATTGCGTGGGTGAGCGAACTGATTGAGCTGTGCGGGGGCGAGGATATCTTCCCGGAGCTGCGCGGCTGCCGGTCGGCGCGGGACCGGGTGGTTGAGCCGGAGGAGGTGGTGCGCCGCGACCCGGAGGTGATCGTGGCGAGCTGGTGCGGCAAGAAGGCGCGGCTGGAGCGGATGGCGGCGCGGCCAGGCTGGGAAGGCGTCAGCGCCGTGCAGGCTGGGCGGCTCTATGAGATCAAGTCGCCGGATATCCTGGCGCCGGGACCGAGCCTGCTGCACGGCGCGCGGCAGCTCGCGGAGATTCTCGACAGCGTTACTGGCGCGGCGTGA